CAGATTCACTGCCCCGAGGACGGTGTTGCGCAAGCGCATCGGCAGCGCCTGAACCGACAGGTAGCCCTCGGTGACAGCGGCGGCGGTGAAGCGGGGCCAATGCCCGCGCGCGCTCCGCAGGTCCGGGTGCTGCACCGGGCGGCCGGAGCTGAACGCGTCGAAGCACGGGCCCTCGAGGTTCTGCAGCTGGGTCAGCTCGACCAGCCGTGCCTGTTCGGTGGAGGCTGCGACCAGGTTCAGCGCGCCGTGATGATCGGCGAGCAGAATGCCGCAGGCCGACACCCCCAGCAGTTCGCTGCAGTGGGCGGCGAGCCGGTCCAAGAACTCGATGATGTCGAAATCGTCGACGAGTGTGTCCGACAGTTCGATGAACACCTCGCGCACTCGACGGTCGGATGCAATCATCACTCCTCCTCCTGTTCTTTCTCGGCTTGTTCGGGGTCTGTTGGGCCTGGTTTGCGCGGTGGGTCGCTGCCGCCCGCGAGGTCACCGTCCAGGTGCAGACGGTCGGACATCACGTCGATGGCGATCTTGTGCAATGAAAGTCCACTGCTGTAGGCGTGGGCGCGCAGCCGGGCCAGCGCGTCGGTGACACTGATGCGCTGCTGCGAGGCCAGTCTGCCCGCGGCCTGGTGCACCTCGGCCCGGCGAGCGGTGAACGCGGCCTCGATCACCTCGTCCAGGTCCACGCTGACGCCTTGGCGGCCGTCGAGGGCGAGCACGAAGAGGGCATCCGCGAACACCAACGCCTCCTCCAGTTGCTCTCGCTGCAGCGGCCCCGGCTCCCGCCGGTAAACGGTCAGCACGCCGACTCTCGCGGCTCCGGCGGCGACCGGGAACGCGAAGACGCCGTGCACGCCCCGACCGGCCCCGGCCGCGGCGAACGCGGGCCATCGCCGACCGGCCGACGACCCGTGCAGGTCCGGCTCGAGCACCGGCGCGCTGCTGGCGACAGCCTCACCGCTCGGACCTTCACCCAGCTCGAACTGAAGGTCCTCCAGTTCACCGATCTCCGGGGCGGTGGCCAGCACCGGCTCCAGGAGTCCGTTGTCGAGGCTCATCGCGAGCCCGGCGCCTGCCGCGGAGAGCGCCTGGGCGCAGGCCGACACGGCGTCCGCCAACGAAGGCGCCCCGCCGTTGGAAACGGCTCTGATCGCCCCCCACACCCTCGCGCTGCGGTCGTG
This Kribbella sp. NBC_00482 DNA region includes the following protein-coding sequences:
- a CDS encoding GAF and ANTAR domain-containing protein, producing the protein MADAVSACAQALSAAGAGLAMSLDNGLLEPVLATAPEIGELEDLQFELGEGPSGEAVASSAPVLEPDLHGSSAGRRWPAFAAAGAGRGVHGVFAFPVAAGAARVGVLTVYRREPGPLQREQLEEALVFADALFVLALDGRQGVSVDLDEVIEAAFTARRAEVHQAAGRLASQQRISVTDALARLRAHAYSSGLSLHKIAIDVMSDRLHLDGDLAGGSDPPRKPGPTDPEQAEKEQEEE
- a CDS encoding GAF and ANTAR domain-containing protein — translated: MIASDRRVREVFIELSDTLVDDFDIIEFLDRLAAHCSELLGVSACGILLADHHGALNLVAASTEQARLVELTQLQNLEGPCFDAFSSGRPVQHPDLRSARGHWPRFTAAAVTEGYLSVQALPMRLRNTVLGAVNLFSKTTGELDADTITLGQALADAATIGIVHQRALARQEIVTEQLQTALNSRILIEQAKGFLSHSLDIAVDEAFDILRSYARANNRRLTEVAEDVVQARLTLTRE